The genomic window GCTCCAGGGTGATCTCGCCGTTGCTCGTCTCCAGCTTGACGTCGATCGCGTCCTCGGCCTCGGCGTTCACGGCGGGGGCCGTGCTCGCCCGCGTGACGGCGCCGCTCGGCGACGATCCGGGCGTCCCGTTCAGCCGACCGACCAGGTGGTTCGAGCCCGGCTTGCCGTCCTCGACGGCGAGGCCCGCGAGCCGGCTGGTGACGCGGCCGTTGGAGGTGCGGGCGGAGACGCGGAACCGGGCGGAGCCGGGCACGGCCAGGATGACGCGGCCGTTGGAGGTCGTCAGCGAGTGCTCGCCCGCGGCCAGGCTCCCGGCGAAGCGGACCTCGCCGTTGGAGCTCCTCGCCGAGACGACCGCGTCGGCGGCCTCGGCGTCGATCCGGCCGTTGCTCGTCTCCAGGTCGAGGACCCCGCGGCCCCCCCGCACGTCGATCTCGCCGTTGGACGTGTGGGCGACGACCGGCGCGTGGACGCCGTCGGCGACGATCCGGCCGTTCCGGGACGTCAGCGTCAGGGAGGCGTCGGCGGGGACCTGCATCTCGATGTCCGCGCCCGAGGATCCCGCGGACCTCGGGCCGATCCGCGTGGCCACGACGCGGACCGTGTCCCCCTCGAGCTTGCATTCCACCTGCACGTTCGCGAGGTCCGCCTCCGCGGCCGCCTGGTGCCTGCCGCTGCCGATCTTCGTCACCGTCGCCTTCACCTCCCGCCCGGAGGTCCCGGCGACTTTGACGGCGCCGTTGAAGGTCTCGACGACCACGGAGGGCCTCCCCTGCCCCCCGAGCGCGAACGTCGTCACCTCGGTCCTCCTGGCCTGGGCCAGGTTCGCCAGCAGGGCCGAGCAGCCTGGCGAGGCGAGGAGCGCGAGGGGGATCAGCGGCAGGATCGTACGCGGGTTCATCGACGCGATCATGGGCGGCCTCCGGATTCCAGGGCGACGGCAACAACGCGGC from Aquisphaera giovannonii includes these protein-coding regions:
- a CDS encoding DUF4097 family beta strand repeat-containing protein; the protein is MIASMNPRTILPLIPLALLASPGCSALLANLAQARRTEVTTFALGGQGRPSVVVETFNGAVKVAGTSGREVKATVTKIGSGRHQAAAEADLANVQVECKLEGDTVRVVATRIGPRSAGSSGADIEMQVPADASLTLTSRNGRIVADGVHAPVVAHTSNGEIDVRGGRGVLDLETSNGRIDAEAADAVVSARSSNGEVRFAGSLAAGEHSLTTSNGRVILAVPGSARFRVSARTSNGRVTSRLAGLAVEDGKPGSNHLVGRLNGTPGSSPSGAVTRASTAPAVNAEAEDAIDVKLETSNGEITLEPVPTAEAGRP